Proteins from a genomic interval of Chryseobacterium indologenes:
- a CDS encoding C40 family peptidase → MKKRVLFYLVAIVTTVSMQSCATNYVVSKPATYTKEYKTDAKLASIDNKKMEQDKQRLIDSFLAEKAASIANAKKAIKNSEIAKAIKHNKTIDGILTEAETYLGTPYRYGGTTRNGIDCSAFVLSVFGAAAGLSLPRVAASQAQEGERIEKGSLQKGDLIFFSHGRRISHVGIVESVTEEGEVKFIHAATSKGVMISSLNDSYWGPKYRFAKRVINEDGEAYNNLAAITPATPANF, encoded by the coding sequence ATGAAGAAAAGAGTTTTGTTTTATTTAGTTGCTATAGTTACTACCGTATCAATGCAATCGTGTGCTACCAATTATGTAGTTTCAAAACCAGCAACTTACACTAAAGAATACAAAACAGATGCCAAACTAGCTTCTATAGATAACAAAAAAATGGAGCAGGATAAGCAGAGACTTATCGACTCTTTCCTTGCTGAAAAAGCGGCATCTATAGCTAATGCTAAAAAAGCAATTAAGAATTCTGAGATTGCCAAAGCAATCAAACATAATAAAACGATTGACGGTATCCTTACTGAAGCTGAAACATACCTTGGAACTCCTTACAGATACGGAGGAACAACAAGAAACGGTATAGATTGTTCAGCTTTTGTTCTTTCTGTATTCGGGGCTGCTGCGGGGCTTAGCTTACCAAGAGTAGCTGCTTCTCAGGCTCAGGAAGGAGAAAGAATTGAAAAAGGAAGCCTACAGAAAGGAGATTTGATCTTCTTTTCTCATGGAAGAAGAATTTCTCACGTAGGTATTGTAGAAAGTGTTACTGAAGAGGGTGAGGTTAAATTTATCCACGCAGCGACATCAAAAGGAGTAATGATCTCTTCACTGAATGACTCTTATTGGGGACCTAAATACAGATTCGCCAAAAGAGTGATCAACGAAGACGGAGAAGCTTACAACAACTTAGCAGCGATCACTCCAGCTACACCAGCAAATTTTTAA